Proteins encoded by one window of Moorella humiferrea:
- a CDS encoding CDC48 family AAA ATPase, which produces MPVEGIKLRVSEGMVEDARKGIVRVLSDVMEVLELQPNDVVAITGKRTTVARVMPAFQNVCPPGNIQMDGIVRQNAGVGIGEGVTVVKQEWQPARTVILAPVLPGWTLPGEHEIVYLKKHLIGRPVVPGDQVTIPQFTGGDEAFTVEGVAPKGAVVITRDTAVRFKGGEDTERRGQRVTYEDIGGLAKEVQRVREIIELPLKYPQLFHRLGVEAPKGILMYGAPGTGKTLIARAVASETDAHFIHVNGPEIMHKYYGESEARLRQVFDEARKKAPSIIFLDEIDAIAPRRADVHGDVEKRVVAQLLALMDGLESRGNVIVIAATNIPDLVDPALRRPGRFDREIAINAPDQRGRREILQIHTRGMSLAPDVSLDRLAAITHGFVGADLAALCREAGMYALRRGLANYQLSEGFVDDDLQLKVTMRDFLDALAEIEPSATREFAMELPTTGWDDVGGLKDIKERLQAMVQWPLQYPDLFRKFDLPAPKGILLSGPPGTGKTLVARALARESGINFIPVNSSLLFSHWWGEAEKTLHEIFRKARQASPCLLFFDEIDALLPARRSGEGSNMGSRLVSQFLMEMDGLEDLREVIVLGATNRIDILDPAVLRPGRFDQILEFPYPDQEARKEIFAIYLRSRPVERGVNLDHLARAAEGLVGSEIEAVCKRAALLAVAEIVKHNGEIEGNNGAIKARHLEQALAEIQQEKEQSRIGADNVPNRPVRNNVVSGAISRMGR; this is translated from the coding sequence ATGCCGGTGGAAGGTATTAAACTCCGGGTTTCAGAGGGCATGGTGGAAGACGCCCGCAAAGGTATAGTCAGGGTGTTATCTGATGTAATGGAAGTATTGGAACTTCAGCCCAACGATGTAGTGGCCATAACCGGTAAAAGAACGACGGTGGCGCGGGTTATGCCTGCCTTTCAAAATGTCTGCCCGCCCGGGAATATCCAAATGGATGGAATAGTAAGGCAAAATGCCGGTGTCGGTATCGGCGAAGGCGTTACCGTTGTTAAACAGGAATGGCAGCCCGCACGTACGGTCATTCTGGCACCGGTTCTTCCGGGTTGGACACTGCCCGGAGAACACGAAATAGTTTATTTGAAAAAACACTTAATCGGCCGTCCGGTAGTGCCCGGCGATCAGGTGACCATTCCTCAATTTACCGGCGGTGATGAAGCTTTTACTGTAGAAGGGGTGGCCCCCAAAGGTGCAGTAGTCATTACGCGCGACACCGCCGTCCGTTTTAAAGGCGGTGAAGACACGGAAAGGCGGGGCCAGCGGGTTACTTATGAAGATATCGGCGGGCTGGCCAAAGAAGTACAGCGTGTTCGTGAAATAATAGAATTGCCTTTAAAATACCCGCAGCTGTTTCACCGGTTGGGCGTAGAAGCACCTAAAGGAATCTTGATGTACGGCGCGCCTGGTACGGGTAAAACCCTTATCGCCCGCGCTGTTGCTTCGGAAACTGACGCCCACTTCATCCACGTCAACGGCCCGGAAATAATGCATAAATACTACGGTGAGAGTGAAGCCCGTCTGCGGCAGGTTTTCGATGAGGCCAGGAAAAAGGCGCCGAGCATTATTTTCCTGGACGAGATCGATGCCATAGCCCCCCGCCGGGCCGACGTCCACGGCGATGTCGAAAAGCGTGTCGTTGCGCAGTTGTTAGCCTTAATGGACGGTCTGGAGTCCCGGGGCAATGTTATCGTAATTGCCGCCACCAATATTCCCGATTTAGTAGATCCTGCACTGCGGCGGCCGGGACGTTTTGACCGCGAAATCGCTATCAACGCCCCCGATCAGCGCGGCAGGAGGGAGATTTTGCAGATCCACACCCGGGGCATGTCCCTTGCTCCCGATGTTTCCCTTGATCGTTTGGCGGCTATTACCCACGGTTTTGTAGGTGCCGATCTGGCTGCTCTCTGCCGGGAAGCCGGTATGTATGCCCTCCGCCGTGGATTGGCCAATTATCAATTAAGTGAAGGTTTTGTTGACGACGATCTGCAGTTAAAAGTTACGATGCGCGACTTCCTGGATGCCCTGGCGGAAATAGAACCGTCGGCCACCCGCGAATTTGCCATGGAACTGCCGACTACCGGTTGGGACGACGTCGGCGGATTGAAAGATATTAAAGAACGCCTGCAAGCAATGGTCCAGTGGCCTTTACAGTACCCCGATCTTTTCCGCAAATTTGATCTACCAGCCCCTAAGGGTATACTCCTTTCTGGACCGCCGGGAACGGGCAAAACCCTGGTCGCCAGGGCACTGGCCCGGGAAAGCGGGATCAACTTTATTCCTGTTAACAGTTCCCTCCTCTTTTCCCACTGGTGGGGGGAGGCGGAAAAAACCTTACATGAAATTTTCCGTAAGGCGCGACAAGCCTCTCCCTGCCTGCTATTTTTTGACGAAATAGATGCTCTTCTACCTGCGCGCAGAAGCGGCGAAGGAAGTAATATGGGCAGCCGCCTGGTATCCCAGTTTTTAATGGAAATGGACGGGCTGGAAGATCTGCGCGAAGTAATCGTCCTGGGAGCAACCAATAGAATAGATATCTTAGATCCGGCGGTTTTGCGCCCGGGACGCTTTGATCAAATTCTCGAATTTCCCTACCCGGATCAAGAAGCGCGCAAAGAGATCTTTGCAATATATCTCCGTTCACGTCCGGTGGAACGAGGCGTAAATTTGGACCACTTGGCCCGGGCGGCCGAAGGCCTTGTAGGTTCGGAGATTGAGGCTGTGTGTAAAAGGGCGGCGCTGTTGGCCGTCGCCGAAATTGTGAAACATAATGGAGAAATTGAAGGAAACAACGGCGCTATTAAAGCCCGTCATTTAGAACAGGCCCTGGCGGAAATCCAGCAAGAAAAGGAGCAGTCAAGGATCGGGGCGGACAATGTGCCCAACCGTCCCGTCCGCAATAATGTTGTTTCTGGTGCAATAAGCCGAATGGGGAGGTGA
- a CDS encoding GntR family transcriptional regulator, protein MESILEPIDLQNYQPVRQEAYNALREAILTGRLEPGTRLVERKIAKQLGVSRTPVREAIRKLELEGLVEHLPRRGVVVARMSVREAWEVYSIRAVLEGLAARLAAERINPMQLKKLNELVSAMEKACDEEDYVKLQELHLEFNSIICKAAESPRLHQMIDNLVDYIVGFTKIGYSVPGRTRAATREHRELLEALMNGDGEKAEKIARQHIENSRQAYFMQLALRDQKNTNI, encoded by the coding sequence ATGGAAAGCATCCTTGAACCAATTGATCTGCAGAATTACCAACCCGTGCGTCAGGAAGCCTATAACGCCCTGCGGGAAGCCATCCTCACCGGCCGCCTTGAACCGGGAACCCGTCTGGTGGAAAGGAAAATTGCCAAACAGCTGGGGGTAAGCCGGACACCGGTTCGGGAGGCTATTCGCAAGCTGGAGCTGGAAGGGCTGGTGGAGCATCTCCCGCGGCGGGGAGTGGTGGTTGCCCGCATGTCTGTGCGGGAGGCCTGGGAAGTTTACAGTATTCGGGCCGTTTTAGAGGGCCTGGCCGCCCGGCTGGCGGCAGAGAGAATCAATCCAATGCAATTAAAGAAGTTAAACGAGCTGGTGAGCGCCATGGAAAAGGCCTGCGATGAGGAGGATTATGTCAAACTACAGGAATTGCATCTAGAGTTTAACAGCATCATTTGCAAAGCTGCTGAAAGCCCACGCCTGCATCAGATGATTGACAACCTGGTAGATTATATAGTTGGATTTACAAAAATCGGCTACAGCGTTCCCGGGCGCACACGGGCCGCCACCAGGGAACACAGGGAGTTATTAGAAGCCCTCATGAACGGCGACGGCGAAAAGGCAGAAAAAATAGCCCGGCAGCATATAGAAAACTCCCGCCAGGCGTATTTTATGCAGCTGGCATTAAGGGATCAAAAAAATACCAATATTTAA
- the dsrM gene encoding sulfate reduction electron transfer complex DsrMKJOP subunit DsrM, with the protein MGLAFSFFMVVIFIALVVLGVEVAGLQYLFGIIVPYIAFAIFLLGMAYRILKWARAPVPFRIPTTAGQQKSLPWIKASPLENPSSTAGVIGRMALEVLFFRSLLRNTRMEMHKGPRLAYHWEKWLWLGGLTFHWSLVVILLRHLRYFTEPVPAFVSWLEGVDGFFRIGLQGLYITDVLILVGITYLFLRRVIIPQVRYISLPADYFPLFLLMGIAGTGVLMRYFYRIDVMAVKELAMGLITFHPIIPANVGVLFYVHLFLVCVLGIYFPFSKLVHMGGIFLSPTRNLPNDSRARRHINPWNYPVKVHTYEEYEEEFRDKMKMAGLPVEKP; encoded by the coding sequence ATGGGTTTGGCATTCTCCTTTTTCATGGTCGTCATCTTTATAGCCCTGGTCGTTTTAGGCGTGGAAGTTGCAGGCCTGCAGTACCTTTTTGGGATTATAGTTCCTTATATAGCCTTCGCGATTTTTTTGCTGGGGATGGCCTATCGGATACTGAAGTGGGCACGAGCGCCTGTGCCCTTTAGAATTCCGACGACGGCAGGCCAGCAGAAGTCCCTGCCGTGGATAAAGGCCAGTCCTTTGGAAAACCCCTCAAGCACTGCCGGCGTCATCGGCAGGATGGCCCTGGAGGTGCTATTCTTCCGTTCTCTCCTGCGCAACACGCGGATGGAAATGCACAAAGGGCCACGGCTGGCCTATCACTGGGAGAAATGGCTCTGGCTGGGGGGCCTCACGTTTCACTGGTCACTTGTGGTGATCCTTCTGCGCCATCTACGCTATTTTACTGAACCGGTACCAGCCTTTGTATCATGGCTGGAGGGCGTCGACGGCTTCTTCCGCATAGGTCTGCAGGGTCTCTATATTACCGATGTATTGATTTTGGTGGGCATTACCTATCTCTTCCTTAGGCGGGTTATTATACCCCAGGTGCGTTACATCTCCCTCCCTGCCGATTATTTCCCCCTCTTTTTGCTCATGGGAATAGCAGGGACGGGCGTACTCATGCGTTACTTTTACCGGATTGATGTTATGGCCGTGAAGGAGCTGGCCATGGGCCTTATAACCTTCCATCCAATCATACCGGCCAATGTAGGCGTGTTGTTTTACGTCCACCTGTTTTTAGTATGCGTTTTGGGGATTTATTTCCCCTTCAGCAAGCTGGTCCATATGGGCGGTATTTTCCTGAGCCCGACAAGAAATCTACCCAATGACAGTCGGGCCCGCAGACATATCAATCCCTGGAACTATCCGGTGAAGGTTCACACCTACGAGGAATACGAAGAGGAATTTCGCGATAAGATGAAAATGGCCGGCTTACCTGTAGAAAAGCCCTGA
- the dsrP gene encoding sulfate reduction electron transfer complex DsrMKJOP subunit DsrP has protein sequence MLVKAITGSKKYWAWLIFLLLIIGSGFSCYLWQLNKGLTITGLSRDVSWGLYISQFTFLVGVAASAVMVVLPYYLHNVKDFGRITVLGEFLAVAALIMCLLFVIVDVGKPMRILNMIFYPTPRSMFFWDMIALNGYLLLNIIAGWHALEAEYKDVPPPAWTKILVYISIPWAVSIHTVTAFLYAGLPGRHYWLTAIMAARFLASAFASGPALLILLCYIIRRFSRFDPGREAIQKLAAIVTYATIVSAFFIGLEFFTAFYSQVPAHGIYTLKYLFVGLEGHGRLVPFMWTFVLLIIAALVILLNSSTRRKDGLLQLACAAVFIAMWIEKGIGLVIGGFIPNPFERVVEYVPTLPEIMIALGVWAVGLLVLTLLYKIAVSVKEKAA, from the coding sequence ATGCTGGTCAAGGCGATAACTGGAAGCAAAAAATATTGGGCATGGCTCATCTTTCTATTGCTTATAATCGGAAGCGGATTTAGCTGTTACCTCTGGCAGCTAAATAAGGGCCTAACCATTACGGGCTTAAGCAGGGACGTTTCCTGGGGGCTTTACATCAGCCAGTTCACATTTCTCGTAGGTGTGGCGGCATCGGCGGTTATGGTAGTACTGCCCTACTACCTGCACAACGTCAAAGATTTCGGCAGAATTACCGTACTGGGAGAATTCTTGGCCGTTGCCGCCCTGATTATGTGCCTGTTGTTTGTAATAGTTGACGTCGGTAAACCTATGCGCATTCTTAATATGATTTTTTATCCCACCCCCCGTTCCATGTTTTTCTGGGATATGATCGCTTTAAACGGCTACCTCCTTTTAAATATCATCGCCGGCTGGCACGCCCTGGAAGCGGAGTATAAAGACGTTCCGCCTCCAGCATGGACGAAAATATTAGTTTACATTTCCATTCCGTGGGCGGTCAGCATCCATACGGTCACGGCTTTCCTCTACGCCGGCCTGCCGGGCAGGCACTACTGGCTGACGGCCATTATGGCGGCCCGTTTCCTGGCGTCGGCCTTTGCTTCCGGACCCGCCCTACTAATTCTTTTGTGTTACATCATCAGGCGTTTCAGCCGCTTCGATCCCGGCCGCGAAGCCATACAGAAGCTGGCGGCCATAGTGACCTATGCCACCATAGTAAGCGCCTTTTTCATCGGGCTAGAATTCTTTACCGCCTTTTACAGCCAGGTACCTGCCCATGGTATATACACCCTAAAATACCTCTTCGTCGGGCTGGAAGGGCACGGCAGGCTGGTGCCGTTCATGTGGACCTTCGTTCTCCTGATCATTGCAGCTTTAGTTATTTTACTAAATTCGTCTACTCGCAGAAAGGATGGGCTGCTCCAGCTGGCCTGCGCGGCGGTCTTTATCGCCATGTGGATCGAAAAAGGAATAGGTTTAGTTATCGGTGGTTTCATACCCAACCCCTTTGAAAGGGTCGTGGAGTACGTACCTACTTTACCGGAAATTATGATAGCCTTGGGCGTATGGGCGGTGGGCCTTCTGGTGCTTACTCTACTTTATAAAATTGCCGTCAGCGTCAAGGAAAAAGCGGCATAA
- the dsrO gene encoding sulfate reduction electron transfer complex DsrMKJOP subunit DsrO gives MKTSRRNFIKAGGVLLVGLTIWPAVKTFAGGNNDLKIAPGADADKKWGLVIDMKKCWPRYQEGCRQCFAACQKAHNIPAIPNKEEEIKWIWTEPFVNAFPEQENEYITAGIKDKPFIVLCNHCENPPCVRVCPTKATFKRQDGIVMMDYHRCIGCRYCMAACPYGARSFNFCDPRPYIKEPNADFPTREKGVVEKCNFCVERIDRGETPACVAACPGGALIFGDLNDPGSEVRRILAERYTIRRKPELGTHPSVFYLI, from the coding sequence ATGAAGACGAGCAGGAGAAATTTCATAAAAGCAGGCGGCGTCCTGCTGGTGGGGCTTACCATCTGGCCCGCAGTTAAAACCTTTGCCGGGGGCAATAATGACTTAAAAATTGCCCCGGGGGCAGACGCGGATAAAAAATGGGGTTTAGTCATCGATATGAAGAAATGCTGGCCCCGATATCAAGAAGGATGCCGGCAGTGCTTCGCGGCTTGCCAGAAGGCCCACAACATACCGGCCATTCCCAATAAAGAAGAAGAAATTAAATGGATTTGGACAGAACCCTTTGTCAACGCCTTTCCTGAACAGGAAAATGAATACATTACCGCCGGTATTAAAGATAAACCCTTTATTGTCCTCTGCAACCATTGCGAAAACCCGCCCTGCGTAAGGGTCTGCCCCACAAAGGCTACCTTTAAACGTCAGGACGGCATTGTCATGATGGATTATCACCGCTGCATCGGTTGTCGATATTGCATGGCCGCCTGTCCTTATGGCGCCAGGAGCTTTAATTTTTGCGATCCGCGGCCGTATATAAAGGAACCGAATGCCGACTTCCCCACCCGGGAAAAGGGCGTGGTGGAAAAATGCAATTTCTGTGTCGAGAGAATAGATAGGGGTGAGACGCCGGCGTGCGTTGCCGCGTGCCCCGGCGGAGCCCTTATTTTTGGCGATCTCAATGATCCAGGTTCAGAGGTAAGAAGGATACTGGCTGAACGCTATACCATCCGGCGCAAACCGGAACTTGGGACCCACCCCAGTGTCTTTTACCTCATATAA
- the dsrJ gene encoding sulfate reduction electron transfer complex DsrMKJOP subunit DsrJ translates to MAVNDFRYILTGLIVFVVLVTLPFWARAGKAASLPTPSLDTPAIQALPQKECIEDTEYMRANHMKLLEDWRNQVVRDGNRTYVASNGKVYEMSLEKTCFQCHSNKAEFCDQCHNYLDVQPDCWTCHIEPKGI, encoded by the coding sequence ATGGCGGTGAATGATTTTCGTTACATCCTCACCGGTTTAATCGTCTTTGTGGTGCTGGTGACCCTGCCCTTTTGGGCCAGGGCGGGGAAGGCGGCTTCCCTGCCAACCCCCAGCCTTGATACGCCGGCAATACAGGCTTTGCCTCAAAAAGAGTGCATAGAAGATACGGAATATATGCGGGCCAACCACATGAAGCTGCTGGAAGACTGGCGCAACCAGGTGGTTAGAGACGGCAACAGGACCTATGTTGCCAGCAACGGTAAAGTTTACGAGATGAGCCTGGAGAAAACGTGTTTTCAATGCCATTCCAACAAGGCCGAGTTTTGCGATCAGTGTCATAACTATCTGGACGTCCAACCCGATTGCTGGACCTGCCATATTGAACCGAAGGGGATATAA
- the dsrK gene encoding sulfate reduction electron transfer complex DsrMKJOP subunit DsrK — MASLPKPEELLKINYTPPRTGWMDTPVNFRRGTYLYGAKPKNLEAVGLPNPREWAPEDEDWKLPENWREIILEGLRERLGRFRSLQIFMDACVRCGACADKCHFFIGTGDPKNMPVLRAELLRSVYRKDFTTAGKLLGKLFGARELTIDVLKEWYYYYFQCTECRRCSIFCPFGIDTAEITMIARELLNLVGCNIDWIAAPVANCYRTGNHVGIEPHAFKDMVEFCVDEIENITGIRVEPTFNRKGAEILFIAPSGDVFADPGTYTLMGYLMLFHEIGLDYTFSTYASEGGNFGMFTSHEMMKRLNAKMYAEAKRLGVKWILGGECGHMWRVINQYMDTMNGPADFLEEPVSPITGTKFENAKSTKMVHIVEFTADLIRHNKIKLDPSRNDHLKVTFHDSCNPARAMGLFEEPRYIIKNVCRNFYEMPENTIREQTFCCGSGAGLNSDEYMEMRMRGGFPRANAVKYVRDKYGVNLLACICAVDRAVFPALMSYWVPGVEVAGVHELVGNALVMTGEKPRETSLRGEPLPLTEKEENGGE, encoded by the coding sequence ATGGCCTCGTTACCAAAACCTGAGGAGCTATTAAAAATTAATTACACCCCCCCGCGAACGGGATGGATGGACACCCCCGTGAATTTCCGGCGCGGGACTTATCTTTACGGCGCCAAGCCCAAAAATTTGGAAGCCGTCGGCCTTCCCAACCCCAGGGAATGGGCACCGGAAGACGAGGACTGGAAGCTCCCCGAGAACTGGCGGGAGATCATCCTGGAAGGCCTTAGGGAACGCCTGGGACGCTTTCGATCTTTACAGATTTTTATGGATGCCTGCGTGCGCTGTGGTGCCTGTGCCGACAAATGCCATTTCTTCATTGGAACAGGCGATCCCAAAAATATGCCGGTTTTAAGGGCCGAACTCCTCCGCTCGGTTTACCGTAAGGATTTTACCACCGCCGGAAAGCTCTTGGGCAAACTTTTTGGCGCCAGGGAACTGACTATAGATGTTCTCAAGGAATGGTATTATTATTACTTCCAGTGTACCGAATGCCGGCGTTGTTCCATTTTTTGCCCCTTTGGCATCGACACTGCGGAAATTACCATGATCGCCCGGGAACTCTTAAATCTGGTCGGCTGCAACATCGACTGGATTGCCGCACCGGTGGCCAACTGTTACCGTACCGGAAACCACGTCGGCATAGAACCCCACGCCTTTAAAGATATGGTGGAGTTTTGTGTCGACGAAATTGAAAATATTACCGGCATCAGGGTGGAACCGACCTTCAACCGTAAGGGGGCCGAAATCCTTTTCATCGCGCCGTCGGGCGACGTTTTCGCCGATCCTGGTACTTACACTTTGATGGGATACCTCATGCTCTTCCATGAAATCGGCCTTGATTACACCTTCAGCACCTACGCCTCCGAAGGCGGCAATTTCGGCATGTTCACTTCCCATGAAATGATGAAAAGGCTTAATGCCAAAATGTATGCCGAAGCGAAGAGGCTGGGGGTCAAATGGATACTGGGTGGTGAATGTGGCCACATGTGGCGGGTCATCAACCAGTACATGGACACGATGAATGGTCCGGCCGATTTTCTGGAAGAACCGGTGTCACCCATAACCGGCACCAAGTTTGAGAATGCCAAATCGACAAAAATGGTGCATATAGTCGAATTTACGGCCGACCTTATTCGGCATAACAAAATCAAGCTGGATCCCAGCCGCAACGACCATTTAAAGGTAACCTTCCATGATTCTTGCAACCCCGCCCGGGCCATGGGCCTTTTTGAGGAACCACGCTATATCATCAAAAACGTCTGCCGCAACTTTTATGAGATGCCGGAAAACACCATCCGTGAACAAACCTTCTGCTGCGGCAGCGGGGCCGGCCTGAATTCCGACGAGTACATGGAGATGCGGATGCGCGGCGGGTTTCCCCGGGCCAATGCGGTTAAATACGTACGTGACAAATACGGCGTAAACCTTTTAGCTTGCATCTGCGCCGTCGATCGCGCCGTCTTCCCGGCCCTTATGAGCTATTGGGTGCCAGGGGTTGAAGTGGCCGGCGTCCACGAATTGGTCGGCAACGCCCTGGTAATGACCGGAGAAAAGCCAAGGGAAACGAGTCTGCGGGGGGAACCTTTGCCTCTAACGGAAAAGGAGGAGAATGGCGGTGAATGA
- a CDS encoding RsbRD N-terminal domain-containing protein yields the protein MKGGRNAMAPEGMAVLRNRKREIVQKWYQAVLASYPAETARFLREEKDPFANPVGNTIYEGLTELYEAVVGEIEGERLKACLDEIIRIRAVQEFLPSQALAFIFQLKPILEEELHAYSGKNDALKELEARLETVALLAFDVYMQCREQLWKIRVEEFKNRTARLLQRANLNISLP from the coding sequence GTGAAAGGCGGCAGAAACGCTATGGCACCAGAAGGCATGGCGGTTTTACGCAACAGGAAAAGGGAAATTGTGCAAAAATGGTATCAAGCAGTTTTAGCCTCTTACCCGGCGGAAACGGCGCGCTTTTTACGGGAAGAAAAGGATCCCTTTGCCAACCCCGTGGGGAATACGATTTATGAAGGATTGACGGAGCTTTACGAGGCAGTTGTGGGAGAAATAGAGGGTGAAAGGTTAAAAGCCTGTCTCGATGAAATTATAAGAATCCGGGCAGTCCAGGAATTTTTGCCTTCCCAGGCCCTTGCCTTTATATTCCAGTTGAAACCCATCCTGGAGGAGGAGCTGCATGCCTATTCCGGTAAAAACGATGCATTAAAGGAATTGGAGGCGCGTCTGGAAACGGTAGCCCTCCTTGCCTTTGACGTTTATATGCAGTGTCGGGAACAGTTGTGGAAAATACGGGTAGAGGAGTTTAAAAACAGGACGGCCAGGTTGCTACAAAGGGCAAACCTGAATATAAGTTTACCTTAA
- a CDS encoding cytochrome c biogenesis protein ResB, protein MKLGLLLLLILGGMASLGSLVPQAQPPQFYQAYYGALSGRIITFIGLDHVYRSWWFIVTGALLTVNLLTCSIKRIKKVPGLQGWGSIILHLSILVILAGAFISGLLGRSNYIEIGNGDVIDLGAYGFPGYSLQLKGFRIEYYENMQPKQYISAISFITAKGDEFAREIMVNRPLKVGDLKIYQTSYGWLVRGQVLVKDNWQPFDLKSGRAFVVDPNKNERLVFYFIPDGIHPSSPLPSNPQLIVTLFREQQVLAREILAEKETKNVGGYAVTFFDYRYYSGLTLKKDPGIGVLYVGFIVLLVGLILRYLSPEKRQGVDK, encoded by the coding sequence ATGAAACTTGGCCTTTTGTTGCTGCTCATATTGGGCGGAATGGCATCCTTAGGAAGCTTGGTTCCCCAGGCTCAACCGCCGCAGTTTTACCAGGCCTACTACGGCGCACTTTCTGGAAGGATAATAACTTTTATCGGCCTCGATCATGTATACCGAAGCTGGTGGTTCATTGTCACAGGCGCCCTTTTGACCGTCAACCTTTTAACCTGCTCCATAAAGCGGATTAAAAAGGTGCCCGGCCTGCAGGGATGGGGCTCCATAATCCTGCACTTGAGCATCCTGGTAATTCTCGCCGGAGCCTTTATTTCCGGCCTGCTGGGGCGCTCCAATTATATCGAAATCGGTAACGGAGACGTCATTGATCTCGGCGCCTACGGTTTCCCGGGCTATAGTCTTCAGTTAAAGGGTTTCAGAATAGAATATTACGAAAACATGCAGCCTAAACAATATATCAGCGCCATCTCCTTCATCACGGCCAAAGGCGACGAATTTGCCCGAGAAATCATGGTGAACCGGCCCTTAAAGGTCGGTGACCTGAAAATTTATCAAACCAGCTACGGCTGGCTGGTCCGGGGACAAGTCTTAGTAAAGGACAATTGGCAGCCCTTCGATCTAAAAAGCGGCCGGGCCTTTGTCGTCGACCCCAATAAGAACGAAAGACTTGTTTTTTACTTTATTCCCGATGGGATACATCCGTCCTCGCCCCTGCCCAGCAACCCTCAATTGATCGTCACCCTTTTCCGGGAGCAACAAGTACTGGCCCGGGAAATACTGGCGGAAAAGGAGACAAAAAATGTCGGCGGATATGCAGTTACCTTTTTCGACTATCGTTATTACAGTGGTTTGACGTTAAAAAAGGATCCCGGCATTGGTGTGCTTTACGTCGGTTTTATCGTCCTTCTGGTGGGGCTGATTTTAAGATACTTAAGCCCTGAAAAAAGACAGGGAGTGGATAAATAA
- the ccsB gene encoding c-type cytochrome biogenesis protein CcsB, translating into MEGSLLFITYIFLIAAVLLGLFSLWRLNKLLSYSIHAFLFLAFVTMTAALIMRSVAAGRLPFANLYEFSLLFTWGILLSHFISFRFIKSEMAMVIITLLATFILSFSRSLISDPRPLLPALQSIWLQIHVFTAVIAYGAFALSFCLGLIYILKEKGFTGLGETALPQAKIDNLLYRVVAIGFFFMTLVLITGAIWAEEVWGRWWGWDPKETWALITWLIYAAYLHARKTHGWRGRRAAIMAVVGFLAVLFTLFGVSLLLPGVHSYI; encoded by the coding sequence ATGGAAGGCAGTTTACTCTTTATAACTTATATTTTCTTAATAGCGGCCGTTTTATTGGGCCTTTTTTCCCTGTGGCGGTTAAATAAACTTCTTTCTTACTCGATCCACGCCTTCCTATTCCTGGCCTTTGTTACCATGACCGCAGCTTTAATAATGCGCAGCGTCGCCGCCGGAAGGCTCCCCTTCGCCAACTTATATGAATTTTCCCTTCTGTTTACGTGGGGTATATTGCTGTCCCATTTTATTTCCTTTAGGTTTATCAAATCGGAAATGGCGATGGTTATCATAACCCTCCTGGCGACCTTCATCCTTTCCTTCAGCCGCTCCTTAATTTCCGACCCACGGCCCCTTTTACCGGCCCTGCAGAGCATTTGGCTGCAAATTCATGTTTTTACGGCCGTCATTGCCTACGGCGCCTTCGCTTTATCCTTCTGCCTGGGGCTTATCTACATCCTAAAAGAAAAGGGATTTACAGGTCTGGGAGAAACCGCCCTCCCTCAGGCTAAAATCGACAATCTCCTTTACCGCGTGGTAGCTATAGGATTTTTCTTTATGACCCTGGTGCTGATCACGGGAGCCATTTGGGCCGAGGAGGTATGGGGCCGGTGGTGGGGTTGGGACCCAAAGGAAACCTGGGCGTTGATAACCTGGTTGATTTATGCCGCCTATCTCCACGCCCGCAAAACCCACGGGTGGCGGGGTAGAAGGGCGGCTATTATGGCCGTCGTAGGCTTCCTGGCAGTTCTGTTTACCCTTTTTGGCGTTTCACTCCTCCTTCCCGGCGTACACAGCTATATTTAA
- a CDS encoding FmdB family zinc ribbon protein, which translates to MPIYEFRCLACGKLFERHFASYQEKVDLECPACRSQSLERVISRVNFISRSGAGVKKPTLTTKSCSPGTSCMTLDIPGPED; encoded by the coding sequence GTGCCTATTTATGAATTTCGCTGTTTAGCCTGTGGTAAACTTTTTGAAAGGCATTTTGCCAGCTATCAAGAAAAGGTTGACCTTGAATGCCCCGCTTGCCGTTCCCAATCTCTGGAAAGGGTAATCAGCCGTGTTAATTTTATCAGCCGCTCGGGTGCAGGCGTAAAGAAACCGACCCTAACCACTAAATCTTGCAGCCCCGGCACCAGCTGCATGACCCTGGACATCCCCGGTCCGGAAGATTAA